Proteins encoded in a region of the Bubalus bubalis isolate 160015118507 breed Murrah chromosome 9, NDDB_SH_1, whole genome shotgun sequence genome:
- the SLC25A41 gene encoding mitochondrial carrier protein SCaMC-3L, protein MVPVDVLEVDNEGALWKFLLSGAMAGAVSRTGTAPLDRAKVYMQVYSSKKNFMSLLGGLRSLIQEGGIRSLWRGNGINVLKIAPEYAIKFSVFEQCKNYFCGVHESPPFQERLLAGSLAVATSQTLINPMEVLKTRLTLRQTGQYKGLLDCARQILEQEGTRALYRGYLPNMLGIIPYACTDLAVYEMLKYLWLKSGRDMKDPSGLVSLSSVTLSTTCGQMASYPLTLVRTRMQAQDTVEGSNPTMCGVFRRILAQQGWPGLYRGMTPTLLKVLPAGGISYVVYEAMKKTLGV, encoded by the exons ATGGTCCCCGTGGATGTCCTGGAAGTGGATAATGAGGGAGCCTTGTGGAAGTTCCTCCTCTCGGGAGCCATGGCTGGGGCAGTGTCTCGCACGGGCACGGCCCCTCTGGACCGTGCCAAGGTGTACATGCAG GTCTACTCCTCCAAGAAGAATTTCATGAGTCTGCTGGGAGGTCTCCGGAGCCTGATCCAGGAAGGGGGCATCCGTTCACTCTGGAGGGGCAACGGTATCAATGTGCTCAAAATTGCCCCGGAGTACGCCATCAAGTTCTCTGTCTTTGAacag TGTAAAAACTACTTCTGTGGAGTGCACGAATCCCCACCCTTTCAGGAACGTCTCCTTGCTGGCTCTCTGGCTGTGGCCACTTCCCAGACGCTCATCAACCCCATGGAG GTGCTGAAGACGCGGCTGACCCTGCGGCAGACCGGCCAGTACAAGGGACTGCTGGACTGCGCCAGGCAGATCCTGGAGCAGGAGGGCACCCGCGCCCTTTACCGTGGGTACCTCCCCAACATGCTTGGCATCATCCCGTATGCCTGCACCGACCTGGCCGTCTATGAG ATGCTCAAGTATCTCTGGCTGAAATCAGGCAGGGACATGAAGGACCCTAGTGGCTTGGTCAGTCTGTCGTCTGTGACACTGTCCACCACCTGTGGACAGATGGCCAGTTACCCGCTGACTTTGGTGCGCACCAGGATGCAAGCCCAAG ACACTGTGGAGGGTTCAAACCCcaccatgtgtggagtcttccgGAGGATCCTGGCCCAGCAGGGCTGGCCAGGGCTGTACCGAGGCATGACCCCCACATTACTGAAGGTGCTGCCTGCAGGCGGCATCAGCTACGTGGTGTATGAAGCCATGAAGAAGACCCTGGGAGTATAA